CGAGCGGTTGTAGCTGAACTTCTCGGCCAGCATGCCGAGGTTCAGGTCATACATATAATGCTGCTCGATAAACTGGCGGGCGTTCTCGATGACGGAGTTGTCCGGATCTTCGGCGTCGGCCTGATCCCGATAGATTTTGGTCCCCAGCCGCAGCAGGAACGCTTCCGCCTTCTGGACGGTATCGAGCGCCAGCACCGTATCGGGGCGAATCCACAGCTGCTCTCCTCCGGAAAGCGGAACCCCTGCCGTCTGGGCCAGCGAATCGAGCAGAAAATAAAGGTGGGCGATCAGCTTGACGAAGCGCGCCTGCGAGGCGCCGAACGCGTCCGCAAGCTCGTTGTGCAGCGTCTGCCGGAAGGCGTCCAGCTCGCCGCGGAGCAGCTGGCGCTGAATCAGCTTCGCCGTGTCCTCGGTCAGCACCGGCTTCGGATCGGCCTGGTCCTTCGCCTTCATTTTGCCGCTTTCCGACATATTCCAATCAAGCAGCGACGAAATGCACCCTTCCTTCCAGCGCTTGAAGCCGGCGACGGGCTGGCCGATGCCGATGAGCGGCTCGAACGCCAGCCGCTCCGCGATACAGCTCCGCAGGGCGGCGGTAAACGAGGCGACCTCGTCCCCGGCGTCCTCGAGGATGAAATGCAACAGCCCGGGATAATGGTCGTCGCGGAATACCTGCGGACGCACGGGGGCGGGATAGGTCTCGGCGAATTCCCGGCACAGCAGCTCGAACGGCAGCCGGAATTTGTCCGGCGTCCGCCCGGCGCTTCCGTCGTATGCGGCCGACCGCTCCCGCAGCCCGGCCGTCACGAACCGCACCTGCTTCTCATGCCACGTCTCGAGTTCGAAATGCCCCGCGCGCTCGATCAGATCGCGCTCGCGCTCCGGCTCCTCCCGCACGATGCGGCTGATGAAATGCTCTTTCATGTCCTTGAAATACTGGGAAAGCCGCCATTGGACGACCGCCTGCTCGCGCTGCTCCTTCCGTTCCTCGTCCAGCTCCGAAATGACCCGCTCCATGACGACCATCAGCTCGTCCTGCGTGACGGGCTTCAGCAGAAAATCTCTCGCCCGGTTTTTGACCGCCGCTTTCGCGTAATGAAAATCCTCGTAGCCGGTCAGGACAATCACCTTCACCCCGGGAAACCGCCCGCGGCACGCCTCCAGCAGCTCAACCCCGTTCATGACGGGCATATTCATATCCGCAATCATAATATCGATCGGCTCGTTGTCCATAAAGTCCAGCGCCTCGGCACCGTTCGACGCCTCGCCCGCCGCTGTGGCGTTCAGACGGTCCCAGTCCACCTTCAGCTTCAGCCCCATTCTGATTTCCGGCTCGTCATCCACGATTAAGGTCCGGTACATCGCGCGATCCCTCCTGTACGGGTAAAATGAGCGTGATCTTCGTTCCTCCAAGCTCGCTTCGTTCGATCGTAAAGCTGAACAGCGACCCGTAATACAGCCGGCAGCGAATGAGCACGTTGCGCAGCCCGATCTGGCTCGTCTCATTGTTCAGGACATGATCGAGCTGCACCGCCGCCGACTCGGCCATCAGCCGCTGCACCGTTTCCGGCGGAATGCCTGGGCCGTTGTCCGCCACGGACATTTCCACCTGCCCGCCGGCGCGGCGGATGCGGATCTGAACGGCGGCCCGCTCCCCGTGCCGGAAGCTGTATTTGACGGCGTTCTCCACAAGCGGCTGCAAAATGAATTTGATGACCTCAAGCCGGTCGAGGCCGCCTTCCCGCTCTGTGACGATTTCCAGCCGGTCCCGGAACCGAATCCGCAGGATCGATACGTAGTGATCCAGATAGTTCAATTCTTCCGCCAGCGGAATGAGGTCCCGGCTCGCTTTCAGCGAAAACCGCATCATTTTGCCGAGCGATTCGATGACGTGAACGGTGTCGCGGGTCCGGCGCTGCATCGCCAGACTTGTCAGCAGCTCCAGCGTATTGAACAGAAAATGCGGATTGATCTGCATGAGCAGCGCCTTGTATTCCGCCTGCTGGCGGAGCAGCCGCAGCTCGAATTCGTTCTTGATATGCTCCCGGAGCCGGCTCACCATGTTGCGGAACGTTTCGGTGACGAATCCGACCTCGTTGCGGACGGCCCGTTTGGGCGGGATGCGGCTCTCCGCCATGTCGAAATCGCCCTTCTGAATCGACCGCATTGCGGAGGCGAGCCTCGATAGCGGCTTTGTGATGCCGAACGACAGCCAGGTCGCGATCAGAATCGCGGCGATCAGCAGCAGAGCGGTGAACACGATGATGCTCGTCCGCAGCTTATACAGCTTGGCGTACAGCTCGCCCTCGGGAACGAAGCCGACCAGCAGCCAGTCGTAACGCTCCAGCTTTTTATAGACAAGCACGTCGACCTTTCCGTTCTTGCCCTTCATATAGACGACGCCCTGCAGCGGATTGTTCTCCCGGATGCGCTCGACCTCCGCGATGGCGTCGGCATGGGAATTGTATTCGTCCTGCGACAAAATCGGCCTGCCGTTCTGATCGAGCAGAAAGATCGTGCCGCTTTCGCCCAAATGAATGCCCTTGAGCGGATCGAGCAGAAAATCGGACTTCACGTTGACCTTCATGACGCTTTTGGACATGGTGGGCTCGAACGTGCCGATCGGCAGCAGCAGGCTGACGACGCGATAAGGCTTCAGGCCGCCCTCTTCGAACGGGTCGATATGCGCGGAAACCCATTGGACGCCGTTCAGCTTGAAATTTCGGTACCAGTCCGAATGCAGGAAGGACGGATCATGGGTGACCTGGTTGTCCGCCCCAACCCTGAGCCCGTCCTGCCGGTAGATCGAAACGGACGATACGCTCGAGTAGCTGTTCGTCGCCTTGGTCAGAAATTGACTGAGGCTGATATTCGCAAGCATCTTCTCCCCTTCGCTGAGCGTCGGGTCCGCCATCGCGTTATTCCAGCTTTTCGTAATATCGCTGTTGAACACAATCGAGGACAAATCGTACACCTGCATGAGCGCCATATCGATAAAAGAACCGTATTCGTTCATTTTTTCCAGGGCCGACGATTCGATGTAGGAGCGGATGATCGACCGGGACTGATTAAAAAGCAGGACGGACATCGTGCCGGAGGAGAAAACGAGCAGCAGCACGAATATGGCGATCAAGCGGTTTTTAAAGGAATAAAACATAAGGCCAGCTCCTCTGGTTGCACCATCTGTAATCGGCGGCGACACCGTTCGACAGCCCGTTTGTCGAAAACGCGCCTACGCCTATCTTACCGATTCCCTCTCCGGGGAGCAATGGCAGGCACTGGCCAAAATACGCATCGAATTCGATCCCCGGGTTGAACCGGAAAAAAATATTTCGGGACGTTCAACGAATAAGCGAGCCGGGAGAAAAGGAAAAGACTTCCCCACGTTGAAAACGCGAGGAAGTCCCGATAATCGCTGCTGGAGCGCAGGTTCTCTCAAGATTTATCCGATGATCGTATTCAACCGCCCGCGAACCGTTCCCTGAACCACGCGGCCGCCGCGCCGGTCTCGCCCGCCGTCAGCTGGTGGCCGTGCCGCTCCCAGTGAACGGATACATCGGCTCCTGCATCCGCCAATAGGCGGTGCAGCTCCTCCGTCTCGCTCACCGGACTAATGGGATCGTTCGTGCCGGCCCCGATCCAAACCGGGACACCGGTTAAGTCGGGGAGCGGCATGCCGCGCAGCGGCACCATCGGGTGATGAAGGATCGCCGCCTGGAACGCGTCGGCGAAATGGAACAGCAGGCTGCCGGCGATATTGGCGCCGTTGGAGTAACCGACGGCAACGAACCGGCTGCGGTCGATCCGGTATTCGTCCGCCGCCTGCCCCAGGAAGCGGTACAGCTCGTGCGTGCGGAATTTTAAGTCCTCCTCGTCGAAGACGCCCTCCGCCAGCCGCCGGAAAAAGCGCGGCATCCCGTTTTCCGACACATTCCCTCTCACGCTCAGAACGGCCGCGCCCGGCGAGATCCGCTTTGCCAGCGGAAGCAGATCCCGCTCGGTTCCGCCGGTGCCGTGAAACAGCACCAGCGTCGGCGCGCCGGACCCGTGCCCCGGCTCGAAAAGATGCTTCATCGCGATTCCGCCTCCGGCTCGCGAACCGCGACCGGCTGCAGATTCGCTTCGATTTCCGCTCGACGGGGCTCGAACCAAGGCGGGAGCATCAAATTCGAACCGAGTGATTCGACGGCTTCGTCGTTTGCAAATCCCGGCGGATCCGTGGCGATCTCGAACAAAATGCCGCCGCCCTCCCGGAAATAAAGCGCATGAAAATATTGGCGGTCCAAAATTTGCGTCGCATGATAGCCGGATTGCTGCACGCGGCTCTGCCACTGCTCGTGCTCGTCGAAATCTTTCGCCCGCCAAGCGATGTGGTGCACCGTTCCCGAACCGCTGGCGCCCCACTCGGTATTCGCCGCCGGCACGTCGATGAGATTGCCGAGCGGTCCGGATGCCCGGAAGCGGACGTAGCCTGCATCTTCGCCGATCCGTTCGAGGCCGAGTACGTGCTCGAGCGCTGCCGCCGTTTTGGCGGTATCGACGCTGAGCAGCACGGCGCCGCCGAAGCCTTTGATCGCCTTATCGGTAGGGATGCCGCCGAACGTCCATTCGCTGGCCGGTCCCTCTTCCCTCTCCACGATTTCGAGGCGCAGCCCCTCGCGGTCCGAAAATTGCAAATACGGTTCGGAGAACCGGACGGCTTTCGCGGCGGAAAGTCCGAAGCGCGCGAGCCGCTCCTCCCAGAAGCCGAGCGCTCCCGGCGGGACGACGAAGGTGGTGGTGCCCACCTGCCCGCCGCCGACCCGGCCCCGGCGGGACTCAGGCCACGGAAAGAACGTCATGATCGTGCCCGGATTGCCGGCCCTGTCGCCGAAGTACAGATGATAAACTTCGGGGGCGTCGAAGTTGACCGTTTTCTTGACGAGCCGAAGTCCCAGAACGCCCGCGTAAAAATCGATATTGGCCTGCGGGTCGCGGGCAAATGCGGTGATGTGGTGGATGCCTGCCGTACGCAATGACATTTGAAATCACTCCTTGGGATTTGACTTAGTTTGGCACTTTGATCTCTCATTCATGAATGCCTTGGGGTTTTTCGTTTATCTTGAATATTAATATCTTGAATTAAAGATAATTGAAATCAAGCGATTTGTCAACACGTTCTTTCGGCGGCGTACGGCGCTAACGAGCGAGCCGGGAGATCAACCGCGGGCCGTTGGCCGCGGACTGCCGCCTATCCGCCTAATGCAAATCGAAAAGCCGGCCCGGATCGAACGCCGGCGCCGGCTTATCTTTTTCTTCCCTCAGGCTTTTTATCACCGAACTGAACGTCCGGATAACAGCCTGCGAAAGCTGTCATTTCTCAGCCACAGCGCTCCCCAGGCCAGCACCGCCAAATAGACGGGAAACAGAATGTTCCCGAACAGCGGGGCATCCACGCGAAAATTCGCCGCCATTGCGCCGCCGAAAAAGCCGGTTAACAGCAGCGCGCCCAGAAACGACGTCCGGGGGACGGCGAACAGCACGGCCGAAATCAGCGCCAGCACGCCGATAAGCGCGATGTGGTGTTGGGCGAAGCCCAGCTTGAGCGTGCCTTCGACGACCGGCTCTGGCTTTATCAATTTGGAGATGCCGTCAAACAGCATAAACAAGATGACGATCGCGCTCATGATCCGTGCCGCCCAAATGCGCCCTTTGGAGCTATTCGTTTTATCCATTTTCGATCAACCCTTCTTCGCGTTATTATCCGGTTATCCCGGCTTCTATAAAGGCGACGAACCGGCAGAGGTAAAATCGACACGTCTGCGAAAAAAAATTTTTTTCCGCACCTTGATGGTGACGCTGCGTCATTGTTTACAATGAACATATGGGGATCATGGACATGACGACTTTAATGCCAAGGAGAGGATGCCTATGCCGGAAAGCGACAAGCGGTATTACCGCACCGGAGAATTCGCCGCCATGGCCGGCGTGACCAAGCGGTCCCTCCAGTATTACGACCGCCTCGGCCTGCTGAAGCCCGGCCGCCGCAGCGATTCGGGCCAGCGCCTTTATGCGGAGGAAGACCTGGTGCGCCTGCAGCAGATCGTGACCTTGAAGTTTATCGGCTTCTCGCTGGGGCAAATCCGCAATATTTTCGAAGCGCGCGACATCGATCTGGCGGCGCTTCTGGCCATGCAGCGGGAATGGGTGGAGGCGAAGCTGCGGCATCTGCGGGCAGCCGCCAAGGCGATCCGGGATGCGCAGCGATTCATCGAGCGTGGGGACGGCTACAAGGCGTCCACTTTCCAAAAAATTATCGAGGTGATTGAAATGCAGGCAAACCGCAACTGGCTGGACGAATTCATCGATGCAGCCACCTCCGGGCGCGAGCCGGCGGCAAGGGCGATTCTCGCCGCAAATCCGGGGCTGCCCGGCGAGAGCATTCACGCCGCCGCCATCGTCGGCGACGTCGAAGCGATCCGCGCCATGCTGAAACGGGATGCGGCGCTGGCCACAAAGCCCGGCGGTTCGGAACAAGGCGAGCCGATCCTCCTGTTATGCTTCTCCTGTTTCTTGCACGCATCCGAAACCGGCGGGGACCGCTTTACCGAAGCCGCGCGGCTGCTGCTGGAGCACGGGGCGGACCCGAACGCGTTCATTCCGCAAAAGGACGATCCGTACGAACGGAACCTCAGCGCCCTGTACGGCGCGGTCGGCATCGCGGGCCATGCCGGCGTGGCGGAGGTGCTGCTCGCGGCGGGCGCGAATCCGAACGACGGCGAATCGATCTACCACGCCACCGAATTTCCCGGCTTTGTTTGCCTGGATCTGCTGTTTAAATACGGCGGGGACCTCAATGCGACGCCCGCCTTGTTCCACAAGCTCGATCTCGACGACGAAGCCGGCGTCCGATGGTTCATGGAGCACGGCGCCGACCCGCTGCAGCTTCTCGGCCCGCTGCGCAATACGCCGCTTCATTGGGCCGTGTACCGCGGACGTTCCGCAGCCATCCTGAAGCTGCTGCTCGAGCACGGGGCGCCGATCGACGCCCGGCGGGCCGACGGCAAGACGGCGTATAGGCTGGCCGTCCGCTTCGGTCATACCGACGCAG
This genomic window from Paenibacillus humicola contains:
- a CDS encoding alpha/beta hydrolase, giving the protein MKHLFEPGHGSGAPTLVLFHGTGGTERDLLPLAKRISPGAAVLSVRGNVSENGMPRFFRRLAEGVFDEEDLKFRTHELYRFLGQAADEYRIDRSRFVAVGYSNGANIAGSLLFHFADAFQAAILHHPMVPLRGMPLPDLTGVPVWIGAGTNDPISPVSETEELHRLLADAGADVSVHWERHGHQLTAGETGAAAAWFRERFAGG
- a CDS encoding ankyrin repeat domain-containing protein encodes the protein MPESDKRYYRTGEFAAMAGVTKRSLQYYDRLGLLKPGRRSDSGQRLYAEEDLVRLQQIVTLKFIGFSLGQIRNIFEARDIDLAALLAMQREWVEAKLRHLRAAAKAIRDAQRFIERGDGYKASTFQKIIEVIEMQANRNWLDEFIDAATSGREPAARAILAANPGLPGESIHAAAIVGDVEAIRAMLKRDAALATKPGGSEQGEPILLLCFSCFLHASETGGDRFTEAARLLLEHGADPNAFIPQKDDPYERNLSALYGAVGIAGHAGVAEVLLAAGANPNDGESIYHATEFPGFVCLDLLFKYGGDLNATPALFHKLDLDDEAGVRWFMEHGADPLQLLGPLRNTPLHWAVYRGRSAAILKLLLEHGAPIDARRADGKTAYRLAVRFGHTDAAELLLEHGADAGLEPSDRFFGACALADEAGARAVLAEDASLAAALSGEAQEMLIEFVDLGKTDSVRLLLDLGFGRHSTNIRETGNALHHAAWFGRPDLVRLLIERGFSLTDKNEYGGTPLGSAIHGSIHYRQAGGNHAAVALALLQAGAEVPPKADGSREVYEVLRRHGASE
- a CDS encoding DoxX family protein; this encodes MDKTNSSKGRIWAARIMSAIVILFMLFDGISKLIKPEPVVEGTLKLGFAQHHIALIGVLALISAVLFAVPRTSFLGALLLTGFFGGAMAANFRVDAPLFGNILFPVYLAVLAWGALWLRNDSFRRLLSGRSVR
- a CDS encoding response regulator transcription factor, producing the protein MYRTLIVDDEPEIRMGLKLKVDWDRLNATAAGEASNGAEALDFMDNEPIDIMIADMNMPVMNGVELLEACRGRFPGVKVIVLTGYEDFHYAKAAVKNRARDFLLKPVTQDELMVVMERVISELDEERKEQREQAVVQWRLSQYFKDMKEHFISRIVREEPERERDLIERAGHFELETWHEKQVRFVTAGLRERSAAYDGSAGRTPDKFRLPFELLCREFAETYPAPVRPQVFRDDHYPGLLHFILEDAGDEVASFTAALRSCIAERLAFEPLIGIGQPVAGFKRWKEGCISSLLDWNMSESGKMKAKDQADPKPVLTEDTAKLIQRQLLRGELDAFRQTLHNELADAFGASQARFVKLIAHLYFLLDSLAQTAGVPLSGGEQLWIRPDTVLALDTVQKAEAFLLRLGTKIYRDQADAEDPDNSVIENARQFIEQHYMYDLNLGMLAEKFSYNRSYFSELFKAKVGTSFIQYVTDVRMEKATRLLKETKLGLWDIAELTGFSNPSYFSSKFKRMYGVSPSEYRNANSDKG
- a CDS encoding ring-cleaving dioxygenase, translating into MSLRTAGIHHITAFARDPQANIDFYAGVLGLRLVKKTVNFDAPEVYHLYFGDRAGNPGTIMTFFPWPESRRGRVGGGQVGTTTFVVPPGALGFWEERLARFGLSAAKAVRFSEPYLQFSDREGLRLEIVEREEGPASEWTFGGIPTDKAIKGFGGAVLLSVDTAKTAAALEHVLGLERIGEDAGYVRFRASGPLGNLIDVPAANTEWGASGSGTVHHIAWRAKDFDEHEQWQSRVQQSGYHATQILDRQYFHALYFREGGGILFEIATDPPGFANDEAVESLGSNLMLPPWFEPRRAEIEANLQPVAVREPEAESR
- a CDS encoding sensor histidine kinase — translated: MFYSFKNRLIAIFVLLLVFSSGTMSVLLFNQSRSIIRSYIESSALEKMNEYGSFIDMALMQVYDLSSIVFNSDITKSWNNAMADPTLSEGEKMLANISLSQFLTKATNSYSSVSSVSIYRQDGLRVGADNQVTHDPSFLHSDWYRNFKLNGVQWVSAHIDPFEEGGLKPYRVVSLLLPIGTFEPTMSKSVMKVNVKSDFLLDPLKGIHLGESGTIFLLDQNGRPILSQDEYNSHADAIAEVERIRENNPLQGVVYMKGKNGKVDVLVYKKLERYDWLLVGFVPEGELYAKLYKLRTSIIVFTALLLIAAILIATWLSFGITKPLSRLASAMRSIQKGDFDMAESRIPPKRAVRNEVGFVTETFRNMVSRLREHIKNEFELRLLRQQAEYKALLMQINPHFLFNTLELLTSLAMQRRTRDTVHVIESLGKMMRFSLKASRDLIPLAEELNYLDHYVSILRIRFRDRLEIVTEREGGLDRLEVIKFILQPLVENAVKYSFRHGERAAVQIRIRRAGGQVEMSVADNGPGIPPETVQRLMAESAAVQLDHVLNNETSQIGLRNVLIRCRLYYGSLFSFTIERSELGGTKITLILPVQEGSRDVPDLNRG